The window gtatttttcaaagGAGCCCCCACATGAGAAACTAAATCCTTACCTCTAAcctagaaaaaaacaagaaaataaactaaGGCTATTGAGGCTTATGCTCTTGCCTATGACCCTGAGACAAAGTGCCAAGCattccaagggaaaaaaatacgaagcatggggaaaaatgaaattcaacATAGAAATTCCCCAAAGCTACTTCTTCACATAGCAGGTGTTAAACAGTAACCCATTTATTCTTACAATAATTCTTCTCAGCACCCAGGGGACATATTCTCTCTGGATTTTCATGTCTAGAGATCTGTGACTCATAAAACGGCAGACAGAATTTCAGAAGGGTAAGTAGAGGTTTTGGAAGATGAAGAACGTATGCTGCAATCCTAACAAGAATTATCACTTTAAATGTTATTCTACTATTTATACTCACTGGGGGTGTTAGTCTGAAAACCTTTCTTGCCTGTGAGTCTGAACACTCCACAGGTAAGAATTAAAGAAGAGACAAGCTGGGAAGTTGCCCCTATTGTCTACCTGTTAGTGAGTGGTCTGTCTGTTTGCTAGGATAAAAGTTAATTGCCCAGAATTTAAAGCCAGTTTCTTATCTTACAGTAGACCACTCCTTGTGGTTGTGGATTTTGAAACCACtttacttcttattttttattgccaTATATCATTCTCAATTCACTGTGCCTGGTTCTCTGGACATTCTCTAAAGCATATCTGTGTCTCTAAATATTAGAATTACAGTGGAATGATTTAGTACTAAGAAGAGTGATTTctagttttctttaaaattcaattttttcccttagttttctttaaaatttcaaaataatttttttctaagtatcTTTTTTTATAGTTGTGTTTTATGGgtcagagaaacaaaaatgatattttgtatatatctggttttaaaacatggatggcaaaattatttaaatacacaAAATGTGCATGACTGTGAAAAAAGTATTTGAGTGTTTTGAAAGCTATCCTTAATGGAAATGTCATAGATATCAGGTCATTTCTTAAACTAATGACCTTGTATAAAACCTAGAAACCCATAGGCCCCCTAAAAGTAAtccataattcattcattttttttaaactggtcACTTCAAATCATTTTATTCCCTCCTCCTTCACCTAAATTCTTGATGATCCCCCCTTTTTAGAACCTCCCCAATGCCCACATTGCCCTTCAGATTTCCTTATAAGAACTTCTCTCAATTTCCACCCTGCATCCCCACATTTCTAAAATTGTGACATAAGCCTTGCTTTTTCCCTCTCAATACACATGATCTAATCTACTATTTTGGAAACAAAAAGGACAGAGGGAACTATATCACAAGTTATATCTGTTATGTCAGTGTACCTAAAGAGGATAATGCCAAATACTTTGCAAATAACATAGTAAAGTAGATTCAAAGGTTTTTCTACCTTTCAGTAAATAGCCCAAATTTAGtagaatattttaatgaaattattataattaacttATTCACAGTTCCTCAATAGTTTACTATCCCTAAAGAAAACAATATTATTTCACTTctgcaaaggaaatggaaattaatgcATTCCTCTTTTAGGACACATGATTCttaatggcaaaaaagaaaacacactttTCAAATGAGAAGTGCTGATGTGAGGCAGGAAGACTTATGGGGTGAGGGAAGCCAACATGGTGTCAATTTTATAATAATGGAACTAAAAGCATTGATATTGCATTTCACTTGATAGAGATTATTCATCAATATCTGAAGAGAGGTTTCATTTTaggcaaaaataaaattggattaaGTAAATTGGGCGTAAaagaagagaggatcttgaagtaGCAGAAGTCACAGATACCTCAAGAGAAAGAAGTCAATATTGTGTTATCTAAGGGGGAACTCCTGAGACCATCAGAGAAAGGACTTTCCTTATCTAGGGATCTAGCTAGCTGTGATATGAAAACGAACTCCAGTGCAAGTGGAGAATGCACACAAAATATCATTAGTTATCAGAGAAGAAAATTGGGGATCCTGTTTTGGGAAAATATTAAGGCCCAGATTATAGGAAGAAACTAAGCTTATCAACAAAATGGCACtgataaaatatcaaatatctgaATAATGTGGCCTCATTTCCTACCAATTTAGGGCTCTATGATGCTTGCAGGCATAAAATTATGAAGGGTTCAGCAACAGAACATCTCAAATCCTTATTTTCATTATAAGATGTGGTGAagctattattgttttaaaagattttttatttcttcatagagTTTGTAATTGTAACTAGTTCATCACTATCTTCTTTAAGTGAAAATCCTTCAGGTGGCTTTTAATTTGGCTGCTTGATACCTGGGTGGTGGAGTACTTAAAAAATGTCAACTTGGTAGAACTGAGTTAGAAAGACGAAAGAAAAGTTGTATGAGAATGTAGATGTTCACAGAAGATTGCAGACTGACCATATGAATacatgagaaaaaggaaaatatgatgaaaaatcTACTAATTAAAAGATGCTCTCACGCCATATGTAGCCTTAATATTTAGCAGCCTATAGGTGCATGATTTATAAACTCTGAGTTTGgggtcatttaaaataattatatactccCTCAAAACATTTTCGTCTTGGAGAGAAAATCCTGGGCTGAAAGAATTCTTATGCTTATTAAGAAATAGATTTCCATATattattttggcttttcttttaagTGATGCTGAATCAAACCTCAGtctctgaatttcttctcctGGGAGTGACAGACATCCAATATCTTCGGCCTCTTCTCTTTGTGGTTTTCCTCATCATCTACATTGTCAATGTGGCGGGGAATGGAGCCATTCTGATGATTGTCATCTCTGATCCAAGACTCCATTCACCTATGTATTTCTTCCTGGGAAACCTTTCATGCCTAGATATCTGCTACTCCACGGTGACATTGCCAAAAATGCTGGAGAACTTTCTCTCTTCACACAAAGCAATTTCTTTCTTGGGATGCATGAGCCAGCTTCATTTCTTCCACTTCCTGGGCAGCACAGAGGCCATGCTGCTGGCGGTGATGGCCTTTGACCGCTTTGTGGCCATCTGCAAACCACTTCATTACACAAACATCATGAATCATCAGCTGTGCATCCAGATGGCAAGCGCAGTCTGGGTCATTGGTTTTTTCCATGCCCTAATGCACTCCATAATGACCTCTCACTTGAATTTCTGTGGCTCCAACCATATCCATCACTTCTTCTGTGATATTAAGCCTTTGTTGGAATTGGCATGTGGAAACACTGATCTCAACCAGTGGCTGCTTAATACTGTAACAGGGACAATTGCCATGGGCCCCTTCTTTCTGACACTTCTCTCCTATTTCTACATTATCACCCATCTCTTCTTCAAGACTCGTTCTTGCAGTGTGCTTCACAAAGCACTGTCCACTTGTGCCTCCCACTTCATGGTAGTTATTCTTTTGTATGCTCCTGTTCTCTTCACCTATATTCGTCCAGCTTCAGGCAGCTCCATGGACCAAGATCGGGTCATTGCCATCATGTACACTGTGGTCACACCTGTACTAAATCCACTGATCTATACCTTGAGGAACAAGGAAGTGAAGGGAGCCTTGAGTAGAGCAATTAGAAAGAAGCTCTGATTTTTGCTAATACAAACAAGTCTTCTGAGGCATAAATAAGTAGGGAATGATAAAGCACCCTAACAGTCAATGTACAATGTCTCTCAATATGTATTCAAGAGGGAAATGGATACAGGAAAGATAAATGGAATGACTAACATTCCTAGGTATTAGGGAACGGTGAATGTATTGAACACTAGCCATGGAACCCTAATGCTAAATTGTCTTGGGGGATATCAATTGAAATAATTGATTTGTTATATATTCTAATGTATTCTTCTCTGAAACCAGATGTATAAATATGTCTATGTGGTCAATATCTAAAACTGTTTATGTGTATTAtcctttatttttagtttaagcattaaaattactttatgatcattattattactgttacaTTTTGTAGAATTTTACTTATGGTCATGATAACCCATTGGAGAAAGCATTGCTAACCCAAatgttaattaagaaaaaaatgtaagagttATACCATGATTATTGTCCATGCAAGGAGATAAATAAGTAAAGCCATGACATTTTaatcactgatttaaaaaaataaagtaatgaatATTTCACTAAGGAGGTCTTGCATCTTCATTCCAGAACTCTTATAGAAGTCACCTGGCCAAACTGTCAATGATGATTATGAAATATCATTAAAGGTGTAAGCAGATTGAAAAAAATCTCAAGAATTCCTTTCTATCTCATTGTATTATTTTTCCCTCAGCCTATGGtcaatgaaaattataatttttcaaaatcctttctactttttggttttgtttccctgtTTATATCTTTCTTACAGGTTGTAACATAATACgatgtaaaaaaaagtgaaatatgtaATTCATCAAAACTTCTTAGTTTCCTTTCCTGGCACAATAGTCATAAAATTGAAAGTTATGAAGTTATTTCTAGAGCTATTACATTTCTCACTTCTAAGACCTATAAGTGGCTGTTTGCTCTGAAAAGATGATAGGATGcctgcatttatatttatttagagaAAGACACTCAGACAAAAGTATGAAAAAGTATATACAGCTGCTGAACTCcctattcagattttctacatTCACTTATGCAGATCCAAATTTTACACTATGGAAGGGGAATTAACCAGATATTTCAATAACTACTGGACACATGATCTGTCTGACACTGATGCTTCAAAAGTGAAAACATCATCGTGGCtcaaaataaagttgtttttttgtcGTTTCCACTCCACTGTTAGAGTGGAGCATATAGCTCATGTATTAAATGGAGTCATGGATAATTCTGGCTTACACTGGCTCTCCAGCTACAGCAGAAACATCCAAAAGGCATATCCCCAGCTACCTGGTTATAATTGGGATTGAAATATTTGACAGTTAAAGAAAACCCTACACCAGATTTCAGGTGATGTTAAATGACCTTCACACCAGGGAAGGCTAAGGGAAGGCTTTGAAATTCCCCCATATAGCCAGGGAGTTAAATAAAAAGCAGTATCACATTCCAGGAGAGATAGCCAAGATCAGTGCCACCTTTCAATATCTAAAGACTGGTGGTCATTTACAGGAATCAGATGGACTTTGGATAATGACTGTAGAAGATCCAAAACTTAACTGAGTAGTAGTCCTAATCATAACTGTCATACTGTATATGGCATCATTGCAAGATTAATAAGACTTCAGATAAATGGTGTGTGGCCATTATTTGACAAAtgcatatttgttttttggggagcAGCCAAAGAGGGTGTGATTGAAGAGGTTTCAAGTTTTTTATGACCTACCcttaaaaatcctaaaatatcACCTCTCCATTCCATTCATCAAAAAAGCACATTTTCACTCACATTCAAGGAAAAGGAATCCCCAGGACATCAAAAGTAAGTGGCATGGCTTTCATAATATCTGTTTTTTGAAATTAGCTACTGTATGGACTTAGAATAACACTTCAATCTGATGACTTATTTTTCAATTTGCTTAAAAACGTATGGTTCATTCTGCATGTCAGACACTATTCAAAGTAATTTAAACatattagctcatttaaacatCACAACAAcccttatctttattttatatatgaggaaatagacatatatagttGCTAAGTAATGTGGTCAAAGTTTTTAGACAGTAATTTACGATGATGGTCTACAAACCTATGCAGTTTCACTGCAGAGTCTTTCTCTTAAACAATACGTGGTGTTCTTATGCATCACTTTCTGATTGTCCAGTATCACCTTTTGAATTTTTACCTGAGATCTAACTtccatttttctgtctttctctttaacTTAATTCAATCAGCAATTTGACCCATTCATCAAGTTTTTATTTCAATGGCTATGCTGTACTTCTAGAAGTTCTCCTTGGTTATTTTTCAAATGTGctttttttataatgtttttttcttatggtgtctgtttctcattttatcccttttaaaaatttaaccatTATAGTTGTTTTCCAATTTTGTTCTATCAAAGATAGATAGAATCTAAAAGATTCTTAACATGCTTGTCCAACTATTTTCTATATCTGATCATATAGATTAATTCTGGACTTTTTCCTTACATGTTTGCAATATTTATTGTACACTAATCTTTAATAGGAATTAATTTTTTGTGGGAAATCTATTGTAGCCTGAATTGTCAAAATATTctcccaaatttattttattttttggcttgttTCTGCTATAGGTCCCAATAGGGTAAAAATGTACCTGGTTATATCaatagagatagagaaagaacTTGATAAAGATCAATATGTGTTTTATAAGAATTACATGAAATAATTCATGAAAAGGAATCAGAATAATTTCCATCTACAAGATGACAGTATGAGTAGTTCTGCAGACCCACTTTCTAACCAAAAAAGTAAAACtggtgaaaactacaaaaaaacaactttatagACTAGAAATTTTCTTAAGACATAcagcaaatcaagaaaaattcatCAAAGAGCATCTACTCAAATTAGATAAGATCAACCAGATTCTGTTGGCATGTTCCCTCCCACTTCCATCATAATCCCTCCTCTCCTCCTAGTTCAGCTTGATGGAAGCTCAACTACATGCTGGTGTGACCAAGATCACAGGTCTCCCCCTTCCATCAGCTACCTGCCCAAACTCAGTTAATCTAACCAGGATGAATTGGTCATCAACATATTTCATCATTTCCATCTTTACATTGAAGAGGCTAAATCCCTGGTAAATGTGGCTTATGAAGTTGAGATGGAGGCTCTACCCCAGGCAGAGCAACCCATGAATACTAGGATCCAATTGCCCTCACTTTAACTGCTTCATAGTGTAGAGTTTCCATGCTGAGAAAGCCATACAAAAAAACAAGTATCTACTGCCCCACAGAGGTTCTGGAGTAGTGGCTTAGAGAGTTGGCCCAAGGAGAGAGGCTCTCCATTAGaaaagagacctttggagctttCGTCAATGGATCTGACTTTGTTTGAAGCAGACTGTGGTAGGTTAAGCCTAAGAGTGCTTTTGTAAACATAGGTACTcttcataaataaataagctaTACCATAGGACAACTAGTTCACCATAGAGAACCAAGAAATTATACACCTAAGAGGAACCCTTCAATGAAAATGTCCTCAATGACTTAATGACATAAATACTACCAATATCTGAATTTAATTGGACAACACACTGATCAATTTATGACCCCTGGGCATTGTAAAAGCCATAGAGTAATTAGCCAGTAATTAACGAACCTTATAGGAGAGTTGTAATAGTAAATGCATTCAGGCAGCTTAATGGAGAGATCAGAGAATTAGTCAAAGAGAGTCATGCCAAGACAATGATACAAAAGTGACTGTGTGCATGCCCAAGCTTGCAAGTCAAAGAAGGCTTGACATCTAGGGCAAACCAGACTTCACTAAAATAGGCTGGCCAATttacaagacaaataaataagaaagcaaCAAAATTAATCAGTCCTGGAGAGGGTAAAGGAAAAGACTATACTGAATTACTACAATATACTACCTAAAAACTACAGTTTCCAACTAAAAATTTCAAGACATGTAAACAAAAAGGAACATAATCCACATGtaggaaacaaaaaaagcaatgaaaattggGAGAGGGAACAGATGTCACATTTTAGTACAGAAAGGTTACAAAACaccattcaaaaataaaatcaaagaactaaaggaaaacttGTCTAAAAAAGTAAAGGATGTTGTAAGAATACTAGCACACCTAAtagagaatattaataaaaagttaaacattgggcgggccatggtggctcggtggcaaagttctcgcctgctatgccagagacccgggttcaattcccggtgcctgcccatgcaaaaaaaaaggtaaacatcacaaaaaaaggaaacttgcaGATATTCTAGATTTGAAAAGTATAATGgccaaaatgaaaatatcactagaggaattcaacagcatatttgaacaggCATCACTAgtcatggtctctctctctaagctaattcagcaggtgaactcactgcccttcctcctatgtgggacatgactcctaggggtgtaaatctccaggcaatgtgagacaggactcctgggatgagctgggacctagaACCAAGGGATTGAACAAGACTTCTTgacccaaaaggggaagagagaaatgaggggaaaaaaagtttcagtggttgaaagatttcagagtcaaaaagttatcctgggggttatttttatgctttatatagatattacttttttagtttatggtgcattggagtggctggagggaagtacctgaaactgttgagctatgtttcagtagccttaACTCtttaagacaattgtataaagataacttttacaatgtgactgtatatAGCAAAAACCTTGTCTCATGCTCTGTTTACCAaaagcatggacagatgagtaaaaaattaggataaaaataaataaataataggggggataaggactaaaatgaattatgtagatggaaatactagtggtcaatgagagggcagtgtaaagggtatggtattgtatgagttttttcttttttttttattcctttttctgaagtgatgcaattgttctaaaacaatgaccatggtgatgaatacacaactatgagatgatattgtgagccattgattgtacaccatgtatagactgtatgtgtgtgaagatttgtcaataaaaatatttttttaaaaaatcagtaaagttgaAGACAGGTCAATTGATATTATAcattctgaggaacagaaagtaaaaggaatgaagaaacaAGGACAGAGCCTCAGACATATGTGGAACACCATCAAAATTAACAATGTACATCAAAGATAAGAAtaatgagagtcccagaaggaaagaagagagaggagatgaaagaatatttttcaaaacaatggctgaaaatggctacatttaatgaaaaattttgatctACATGCAAGAAATTCAATGAACTGTAAATAGGGTTAACCCAAAGATCCATACCTTGACACATCATAATACAATTGTCAAAAGAGGGAGACAAAGAGAGacttgaaagcaccaagagagaCGCAACTCATCAATATTAGGGCTCTTTCATTACATTAACAACTGATTTCTCAAACAAAACCATAATACATTGTTGTAAGATACTCAAggtaaaactttttaattaactaTTGCAGTGGTTTGAAACTCcaggtaccccagaaaatcatgttcttaaagctaatccatttctgtgggtgtaaacctattctaagtagaaaatttttattaggttatttcagttacaAAACAGCCTGGGTGGGTTTTAATCTTCTTATTAGAGTCCTTTTAACAGAGGATTAATatggagagaaaaacagagagagagccacagaagaaagaaattgaaatttgaaaaaatggaaaaaagggaGAGATCAGCAAATGCCACCACATGATGTTCGATGTGACAGATGAGTCTAGGATCACTGGCATCCAGTCtacagggagaaagcatcgcatGATAATGTCTTGATGTGGATATTTTTCTCAGCCTTCAAACTATAAGCTTAtaggctaataaattcccactgttaaaaaccaacccattttatggtatctgcttttgacagcaaactaaaacaactatcaaccaagaattcaatataTGGCAttactatccttcaaaaatgaaggagaaatcaatATATTTCTAGATTAACAAAAATTGCAAGTCGTCACTAGCAGGTATACccaattagaaatataaatggagATCATCACTCTGCAAAGAAAGGGCACTAGATAGTAGTTCAAGTATACCTGAAGAGTAGAGAAATTTAGTAAAAGTTATTGCATAGgtaaatataaagtatatatgtatttctggtataggtaaatataaagtatatatgtatttctggtatattgcttctTTGTCTTATCTAACTTAAAAGAGAACTCCATAGAACAAATATGATGAATCTATATTGATAGAGacatatgtaaatatgtaatttgtgacaataacAGCACAAAGGAGGTTGGGAAACAGTTATATAGGAACAAAGATTTTTGTATACTGTTAAATATAAGGTGATATTAACATAAATAAGGCTCTTGTAAATTGTAATGAAAATTATAATCCTTAGAGGGACCACTtagaaaataacacaaaaatatgatttaaaaataggtaattaaaatattaaactagtaaatatatttaattaaaaaataaagaattaatgaAGGAATTGAGGAATAAAATGACATAAGGCAGTTTGAAAAAATAGCAAATTGgcattaattctattttattagtaattacactaaatgtaaatggattaaagtcTCCAATTAAAGGGAAAGATTGGCAGGTTGGCTAGAAAAGCATGATACATATATGTGCTTTCTATAAGTCACTCACTTTatattcaaagatcctatttaaaagaattgatctaagattttttattactaattccAAAGCCTGAGCTTTCTTCAGAATAAtttctattgaaatattttttcctaactgGGATATATTTTCCTGTCTTCAAAATGTACATGTACATTTTGTAATGTTTCCTTAATAACTTGACATTCTAAGTATTACGTTGCAGTCCCTCGTAAATCTACTTCTACTGAAAATGAAAGATAAggtaatgaaaaaagaagaaaaggaaaaagtaagggAAATATTACAAACAAATAAAGCACCCACCAAATAAAGAAGGTACATTGCCTATCAAAGTTGCCAGGATGCTGATGGGAAATGGAAGCTGCTGCTCTCAAGATCTAGGCCAGGATCCACTCTGGTCCTGCAAGGACCTaacaaacaaaagcacaaaaaaagaaaaggagataaaaacaGAGAGCCATCTCTTACCCTGTAAAAAATGCACTACCTTTTCACCTCCCTGTAGATGTTGGTATGAGGCCAGAAGTCTCTGCTGCTAAGAGCACCAAAAGCAGGCTAATGACCATGCTATTCCTCAGAAATTCAACAGAGcaaataatacaagaaaaatacagaagaatTGCAACCAAATAAGGGCCACACTGGATCTTTATGTCCTGGTACAAGGCCAGTAGCTGCTACTGTCCAGAGGGCTAAAATGTAGGTTAGCATTAAAACTGGGCCATCAGCATGAATATGGAGTGTGAGGAGAGTGACAATGAGAAGTCTCCCAGAGTGGCCTCTAGGCCATtcacagagaaagagatgagaaagtgtatcttttaaaatgtacttgggggcaggcaacagtggttcagtggcaga is drawn from Tamandua tetradactyla isolate mTamTet1 chromosome 5, mTamTet1.pri, whole genome shotgun sequence and contains these coding sequences:
- the LOC143682569 gene encoding olfactory receptor 12D1 translates to MLNQTSVSEFLLLGVTDIQYLRPLLFVVFLIIYIVNVAGNGAILMIVISDPRLHSPMYFFLGNLSCLDICYSTVTLPKMLENFLSSHKAISFLGCMSQLHFFHFLGSTEAMLLAVMAFDRFVAICKPLHYTNIMNHQLCIQMASAVWVIGFFHALMHSIMTSHLNFCGSNHIHHFFCDIKPLLELACGNTDLNQWLLNTVTGTIAMGPFFLTLLSYFYIITHLFFKTRSCSVLHKALSTCASHFMVVILLYAPVLFTYIRPASGSSMDQDRVIAIMYTVVTPVLNPLIYTLRNKEVKGALSRAIRKKL